The following proteins are co-located in the Candidatus Zixiibacteriota bacterium genome:
- a CDS encoding IS110 family transposase, with translation GKSKMTALVAVMRKMITILNTMLAKKERWNPKLA, from the coding sequence AGGAAAAAGCAAAATGACCGCCTTGGTTGCAGTGATGAGGAAAATGATAACCATTCTTAACACGATGCTCGCAAAAAAAGAAAGGTGGAACCCTAAATTAGCTTGA